The Elusimicrobiota bacterium sequence GTTTAACCTCGTTCACGGCGTTGGCGGTCATTTTGTCCTGGGGCGAAGGCCCATGGCGGTTTGAACTTCGGCCAAAGTCTCTTGGGCCACGGCTTTGGCCCGCCGGGTCCCTTCTTCAAGAACGTCTCGGATATAATCCGGTTTTTGGGCCAACAGAACCCGTTTCTCTTGGATGGCTTTGAGGGGCTCCATCAACCCCAGCAGATGCTTCTTGCACGCCACGCACCCGATGCGCCCTTCCCGGCATTCCAACTCCCGGCTGGGGGCCTCGGCATTATAAATCTTGTGCAGGGCGAAAACAACGCATCCTTCGGGGTGGCCGGGATCGTTGGCGCGGAGTTTTGCCGGGTCCGTGAACATTTTTTGAATTTTTCCCCAAAGGATTTCAGGCGTGTCGCCGAGTTCCACGGAATTTCCATAGGATTTGGACATCTTGCGGCCGTCCAGCCCCGGCACTTTGGGAGTTCGCCCGAGCATCGCCTTGGGCTCCGGGAAAACGTTTCCGTAAAGCCGATTGAAACGCCGGGCGATTTCCTGGGTGAGTTCGAGGTGGGAGAGTTGGTCCTCTCCCACCGGGACCGCTTGCGCTTTGTAGACCAGGATGTCCGCCGCCTGAAGCACCGGATAACCCAAAAACCCGTGGGTCGTGATTTCTCGCCCCGTGATCTCCCGCAGTTGCTCTTTATAGGTAGGAATTCGCTCCAACCACCCCAGAGGGGTGATCATGGAGAAAAGAAGCGCCAGTTCCGAGTGTTCCGGCACACGGGATTGGACGAAGAACACGCTTTTTTCCGGGTCCAACCCCGCCGCCAGCCAGTCCAACACCATATCGTGGATGCTAGCCTGAAGGTCTTTGGTGTCCTCGTACCCCGTCGTGAGGGCGTGGAGATCCGCCACCATGAAAAAACAGCGGTGTTTTCCCCCATTTTGCAATTGGATCCAAGGAACCAACGCCCCCCAATAATTGCCGAGGTGCAATTTGCCGGTGGGCCGCATGCCGGAAAGAACGGGAATAAGAGGGTTCGTCGTCATTTTTGCGTCTCAAAAACGTGATGAATTTTAATTTTTAAGAGGAGGATTGTCAATCGAAAGGACGAAAGGCGGGCCGGCAGGGCCCCCGTCCACCGTCAGGGGGAGTCGGGCTCAAGAACCAGAGATTCGGAGGGAGAACGAGGCCTTTTCGTCTTGTGGGCCAGCCATTTGGCGAAATTCTTGTCCCGTTCAAGGATGTGCCGGGAGATCCAGGCGTTGACGAACTCACCGAATTCCGCCAACGCGGGAGATTCTCCCTCGTGCATTTTTTCCAGCGTCTTTCGGACCCGGGACAGCAGACCCTCATGTTCCAGCCGGTGGCTTTCCAATTCAGGATACGCGACCCTCTCCATTTGGTCTTCCTCCCCGCGGAAATGGGTCATGGCATAATGGTGGAGATAATGGAGAGTCTGCTCCAACTGTTCGGGTCCGCGGTTTTCCCGGCAGGCTTCATCAAAGGTTTCGGCGCAACGGAACAACTCCCGGTGTTCCCGGTCCACGCGCGGAATGCCGGTGGTGTAAAGATCAGACCATTCGAATTTCGTCATAGTGACTCCTGCCGTTTTTATCAACTATTTTGTTCATACCCTTCAGACCATTAAAGAAAGTCTTTGGTTTCACTAAGAGTCGTTTGGTACCCCCGAACGCCCACCCGCGCGGGATTGCCCAAACAAGTGATGGGACGACAAATCCCGGACGGTCCGCTCGTAACTGCCGAGGGGGCCCGCCTTTTGGTTTTTCGCCCAACGAACGAATTCGTCCAATCCCTTTCTTAATGTCATCCGGGGTCGGTAAGAAAAAGACGGTGACCACGCCGGTGTAGGGGTTGCCCAGGGATTGGCGGGACCCATACACGTTGAAATAACGGAGGATCACCACGGAAAAACCGTGAGCGGAAGCGGTTTGAAGGCAGAGATCTTCCTGGTGTTTCTTGGTGAGCGCGTAAATGGAGCCGGGATCCAAAGCGGCGTCCTCGGCGGTGGGAACCGGGCGCATGTCGCGGCCGCAGTGGGCGCATTTAATTTGAAAATCCCCCCTCTCCAGGTCCCCGCGAACCCGCCGGGCGGGATGGCCTTGGCCGTGGCGGGGACAGCGAGCGGCGCCTTCCCCATAGACGGCCCGGGAGGAAGCCAGCACCAGTTTTTTAATCCGGGTTTTTTGGCCGACGATGGCCTGCAGGAGGGCGGCTGTTCCTCCCACATTGGTGTCGACGTAACGAGCGACCTCATATTGGCTTTGGCCCACGCCGGTTCGGGCAGCGAAATGGAAGACGACCTCGATCCCGTCGAGGGCTTTGGCCAGGTCCCCGGGACGACGGACATCGCCCCGCATTCGCTCCACGCGGGGATCCAGCGCGGATGGGAACTGCCTTTCCTTTCCATGAATCTGGGGGTCCAGGACATCCAACACCCGAACGTGGTGGCCCTTGGCCAAAAGAGCCTCCGCGGTGTGGGACCCGACAAAGCCGGCTCCGCCGGTGAGGAGGATTTGGGTCACGACAACGTTCCCCCCGCTTTGTCCAGTTCCTCCATCAGAATATCGGAGGGACGGTAGGATCGGGCGATGGCGCGCATGGAGACGGCCCTGGCCTTCCAGGCCGGATCGTCTAAAAGTTCCTCGGCCGCGCGGGCGATCCCGGCGGGTGAAACGCGGTCCCCGCGGATGGTTTTGCCCAGTCCGGCCCGCTCCGCGAAAAACATGGAGGAAAACTGA is a genomic window containing:
- a CDS encoding NAD-dependent epimerase/dehydratase family protein; the protein is MTQILLTGGAGFVGSHTAEALLAKGHHVRVLDVLDPQIHGKERQFPSALDPRVERMRGDVRRPGDLAKALDGIEVVFHFAARTGVGQSQYEVARYVDTNVGGTAALLQAIVGQKTRIKKLVLASSRAVYGEGAARCPRHGQGHPARRVRGDLERGDFQIKCAHCGRDMRPVPTAEDAALDPGSIYALTKKHQEDLCLQTASAHGFSVVILRYFNVYGSRQSLGNPYTGVVTVFFLPTPDDIKKGIGRIRSLGEKPKGGPPRQLRADRPGFVVPSLVWAIPRGWAFGGTKRLLVKPKTFFNGLKGMNKIVDKNGRSHYDEIRMV
- a CDS encoding hemerythrin family protein, with the translated sequence MTKFEWSDLYTTGIPRVDREHRELFRCAETFDEACRENRGPEQLEQTLHYLHHYAMTHFRGEEDQMERVAYPELESHRLEHEGLLSRVRKTLEKMHEGESPALAEFGEFVNAWISRHILERDKNFAKWLAHKTKRPRSPSESLVLEPDSP
- the trpS gene encoding tryptophan--tRNA ligase gives rise to the protein MTTNPLIPVLSGMRPTGKLHLGNYWGALVPWIQLQNGGKHRCFFMVADLHALTTGYEDTKDLQASIHDMVLDWLAAGLDPEKSVFFVQSRVPEHSELALLFSMITPLGWLERIPTYKEQLREITGREITTHGFLGYPVLQAADILVYKAQAVPVGEDQLSHLELTQEIARRFNRLYGNVFPEPKAMLGRTPKVPGLDGRKMSKSYGNSVELGDTPEILWGKIQKMFTDPAKLRANDPGHPEGCVVFALHKIYNAEAPSRELECREGRIGCVACKKHLLGLMEPLKAIQEKRVLLAQKPDYIRDVLEEGTRRAKAVAQETLAEVQTAMGLRPRTK